In Arthrobacter sp. MN05-02, one genomic interval encodes:
- the acpP gene encoding acyl carrier protein — protein MASNEEILAGLAEIVNEETGLAPESVEMDKSFTDDLDIDSISMMTIVVNAEEKFGVRIPDEEVKNLKTVGDAVTFISGAQA, from the coding sequence ATGGCTAGCAACGAAGAAATCCTGGCCGGTCTGGCCGAGATCGTCAACGAAGAGACGGGCCTCGCTCCCGAGTCCGTCGAGATGGACAAGTCCTTCACCGACGACCTCGACATCGACTCCATCTCGATGATGACCATCGTCGTCAACGCCGAGGAAAAGTTCGGCGTCCGCATCCCCGACGAAGAGGTCAAGAACCTCAAGACCGTCGGTGACGCCGTCACCTTCATCTCGGGCGCACAGGCCTAG
- a CDS encoding 3-oxoacyl-ACP synthase produces MPRKVVITGLGATTPIGGDVPTMWANSLKGVSGARTIEADWVQKYELPVTFAAQIATPASEVLSRVEAKRMDPSTQFAVVASREAWRDSGIEDVDKDRLAVAFATGIGGVWTLLDAWDTLREKEPRRVLPMTVPMLMPNGPAAAVSLDLGARAGAHTPVSACASGTEALHQGLELIRSGKADVVVCGGAEAAIHPMPIAAFASMHALSRRNDEPELASRPYDTHRDGFVMGEGAGALVIEAEEHALARGARIYAELGGTSVTADAYHITAPDPEGLGATRALKAALFDARAQAEDVVHVNAHATSTPVGDKPEYTALKAALGSHVDQVAVSATKSQTGHLLGASGAVEAVMTVLAVHERKAPVTINLDDQDPEIPLDVVTSARDLPSGDIVALSNSFGFGGHNAVIVLRSV; encoded by the coding sequence ATGCCACGCAAAGTCGTCATCACCGGACTCGGTGCAACCACCCCCATCGGCGGGGACGTCCCGACCATGTGGGCCAACTCCCTCAAGGGAGTCTCGGGCGCCCGGACCATCGAGGCCGACTGGGTCCAGAAGTACGAACTGCCCGTGACGTTCGCCGCCCAGATCGCCACTCCGGCCTCGGAGGTCCTCTCACGCGTGGAGGCCAAGCGCATGGATCCCTCGACGCAGTTCGCCGTCGTGGCCTCCCGTGAGGCGTGGCGGGACTCCGGCATCGAGGACGTGGACAAGGACCGCCTCGCCGTGGCTTTCGCCACCGGCATCGGCGGGGTCTGGACCCTCCTCGACGCCTGGGACACCCTCCGGGAGAAGGAACCCCGGCGCGTGCTGCCCATGACGGTGCCGATGCTGATGCCCAACGGTCCCGCTGCCGCGGTGAGCCTCGACCTCGGCGCGCGCGCAGGAGCCCATACCCCGGTGTCCGCCTGCGCCTCCGGAACGGAGGCCCTGCACCAGGGACTCGAACTGATTCGGTCCGGCAAGGCCGACGTCGTCGTCTGCGGCGGCGCCGAGGCCGCCATCCACCCTATGCCCATAGCGGCCTTCGCCTCCATGCACGCGCTGTCGCGCCGGAACGACGAGCCCGAGCTCGCCTCACGTCCGTACGACACGCATCGCGACGGGTTCGTCATGGGCGAGGGCGCCGGTGCCCTCGTCATCGAGGCCGAGGAGCACGCGCTCGCCCGCGGTGCCCGCATCTACGCGGAGCTCGGCGGCACCTCCGTCACCGCCGATGCGTACCACATCACTGCGCCGGACCCCGAGGGACTCGGTGCGACCCGTGCCCTGAAGGCTGCGCTGTTCGATGCCCGCGCCCAGGCCGAGGACGTGGTCCACGTGAACGCCCATGCGACGTCGACCCCCGTGGGCGACAAGCCGGAGTACACCGCGCTCAAGGCGGCCCTGGGGTCGCATGTGGATCAGGTGGCCGTGTCGGCGACGAAGTCCCAGACCGGACACCTGCTCGGAGCGTCCGGCGCTGTCGAGGCGGTGATGACCGTGCTGGCCGTCCACGAACGGAAGGCCCCGGTGACGATCAACCTCGACGACCAGGACCCCGAGATCCCGCTGGATGTCGTCACGTCTGCCCGGGACCTGCCGTCGGGCGACATCGTGGCGCTGAGCAATTCCTTCGGTTTCGGCGGCCACAATGCGGTCATCGTGCTCCGCAGCGTCTGA
- the xerC gene encoding tyrosine recombinase XerC, whose translation MTRGGTGLHPDFGAALQAFADYLLRERNRSAHTVRAYEKDVALFLSHASRAGAASLDQLELRHFRAWLGALNEAGLSRATVARRASTVRTFMDWAVREELIPANPALRLRAPKRTSSLPAVLNQPQAATLLEGLDERARQGDPYELQRRAMLELLYATGVRVGELVGLDIDDVDMERRTLLVLGKGSKERTVPYGVPAAHAIDDWLRRGRPRWVLERSGPALFLGRRGGRIDQRTVRTQVRDALEALGDTAARGPHALRHSAATHLLDGGADLRAVQEILGHSSLATTQLYTHVSVDRLRRSYEQAHPRA comes from the coding sequence ATGACACGAGGCGGTACCGGGCTGCACCCTGACTTCGGCGCGGCCCTGCAGGCTTTCGCGGACTACCTCCTCAGGGAACGCAACCGCTCCGCGCATACCGTGCGGGCGTACGAGAAGGACGTTGCGCTCTTCCTCTCGCATGCGTCACGGGCCGGTGCGGCGTCGTTGGACCAGCTCGAGCTCCGGCACTTCCGGGCGTGGCTCGGCGCACTGAACGAGGCCGGCCTGTCCCGCGCGACGGTCGCCCGGCGCGCATCGACGGTACGCACGTTCATGGACTGGGCCGTCCGCGAGGAGCTGATCCCTGCCAACCCGGCTCTGCGTCTCCGGGCGCCCAAGCGGACGAGCAGCCTTCCAGCCGTCCTCAACCAGCCGCAGGCCGCCACTCTTCTGGAGGGTCTCGATGAGCGCGCGAGGCAGGGGGACCCCTACGAGCTCCAGCGACGCGCGATGCTCGAACTGCTGTACGCGACCGGCGTCCGGGTCGGTGAGCTGGTCGGCCTCGACATCGACGACGTCGACATGGAGCGCCGCACGCTGCTCGTCCTGGGCAAGGGCTCGAAGGAACGCACTGTCCCGTACGGGGTGCCGGCAGCGCACGCCATCGACGACTGGCTCCGCCGTGGGCGGCCCCGCTGGGTCTTGGAGCGCAGCGGGCCGGCGCTGTTCCTCGGCCGCCGTGGCGGGCGCATCGACCAGCGCACGGTCCGCACCCAGGTCAGGGACGCCCTCGAGGCCCTGGGAGACACGGCGGCGCGTGGTCCCCACGCCCTGCGCCACAGCGCGGCGACCCACCTGCTCGACGGTGGGGCGGATCTCCGGGCCGTGCAGGAGATCCTCGGCCATTCCAGCCTCGCCACCACCCAGCTCTACACCCACGTGTCGGTGGATCGCCTCCGGCGCAGCTACGAGCAGGCCCACCCCCGCGCCTGA
- a CDS encoding beta-ketoacyl-[acyl-carrier-protein] synthase III, with the protein MSITALQQAPLREHTRILGVGAYRPDIIVTNDDVCQWIDSSDEWIRQRTGIVTRHRAPRDVSVIDMAEAASKEALSAAGIDASQLGAVLVSTVTHPYATPSAAAQLTDRLGATPAPAYDISAACAGYCYGIAQADALVHAGSADYVLVVGVEKLSDFIDNSDRTISFLLGDGAGAVVVGPGDAAGIGPSVWGSDGSKHEAIRMTRPLTDVRDYAIGAVATDAEREQDVDAGRESLWPTMRQDGPTVFRWAVWEMAKVAQRALDAAGISADDLAAFLPHQANIRIIDEMVKQLKLPEHVYVARDIVDAGNTSAASIPLAMHRTLKEQPSLSGKLALQIGFGAGLVFGAQVVVLP; encoded by the coding sequence GTGAGCATCACCGCCCTCCAGCAAGCCCCCCTCCGCGAGCACACGCGCATCCTCGGCGTCGGCGCCTATCGACCCGACATCATCGTCACCAACGACGACGTGTGCCAGTGGATCGATTCCTCGGACGAGTGGATCCGGCAGCGGACAGGCATCGTCACGCGCCACCGTGCACCGCGTGACGTGAGCGTCATCGACATGGCGGAGGCAGCCTCGAAGGAGGCCCTCTCCGCTGCGGGCATCGACGCCTCCCAGCTCGGCGCCGTCCTGGTCTCGACCGTGACCCACCCCTACGCCACACCGTCCGCCGCCGCACAGCTCACCGACCGCCTCGGAGCGACGCCGGCCCCGGCCTACGACATCTCGGCGGCCTGCGCGGGCTACTGCTACGGCATAGCCCAGGCCGATGCCCTGGTCCACGCCGGATCGGCGGACTACGTCCTGGTGGTCGGCGTCGAGAAGCTCTCCGACTTCATTGACAACTCCGACCGCACCATCTCCTTCCTCCTCGGCGACGGCGCGGGCGCCGTCGTCGTCGGTCCCGGTGACGCCGCAGGCATCGGGCCGTCCGTGTGGGGCTCCGACGGCAGCAAGCACGAGGCCATCCGCATGACCCGCCCGCTCACCGACGTCCGCGACTACGCGATCGGTGCGGTCGCCACCGACGCCGAGCGGGAGCAGGATGTCGACGCAGGTCGGGAGAGCCTCTGGCCGACGATGCGCCAGGACGGGCCGACGGTCTTCCGCTGGGCCGTCTGGGAGATGGCGAAGGTCGCGCAGCGCGCGCTCGACGCGGCAGGCATCTCGGCCGACGACCTCGCCGCGTTCCTCCCCCATCAGGCCAACATCCGTATCATCGATGAGATGGTGAAGCAGCTGAAGCTCCCCGAGCACGTCTACGTGGCCCGGGACATCGTGGACGCCGGCAACACCTCGGCAGCCTCCATCCCGCTGGCGATGCACCGCACGCTCAAGGAGCAGCCGTCCCTCAGCGGCAAGCTCGCCCTGCAGATCGGTTTCGGCGCGGGCCTCGTCTTCGGAGCCCAGGTAGTGGTGCTCCCCTAG